Below is a window of Hyphomonas neptunium ATCC 15444 DNA.
CCTGCTGAAAACGCAGCACCCGATCATGCTCGCAGGCATGGGCGGGGTTTCTTATGCAGAAGTCTGCGCAGCCATGTGTAATGCCGGTGGCTATGGTGTTCTCGGCATGGCGGGCACATCGCCCCAATTCATCGCCGAACAGATGAAAAAAGTGCGTCAGCTGACCGACAAACCGTTCGGGGTGGACCTGCTCGCCGCAAGCCCGGAAAGCCTCGAAGAGTCTGTGGACGTCATCATCAATGGCGGCGCCGATTCGTTCATCGCCGGCCTCGGCGTCCCGATGCCGATCATGGACCGTCTGAAGAAAGCGGGCCTGAAAGTCATGGTTGTCGGCGGCGCGGTAAAGCACGCCATCAAGGCTGAACAGGCCGGCTGCGACGCGGTGATTCTCCAGGGCGGCGAAGGCGGCGGCCATACCGGCCTCGTCGGCACGATGCCCCTGGTCGCCCAGGCGGTCGAAGCGGTCAAAATCCCCGTCATCGCCGCAGGCGGCATCTATGATGGCCGCGGCCTTGCCGCCTCGCTTGCCCTCGGCGCGCAGGGCGTCTGGATGGGCACACGCTTCATCGCGTCCGCCGAAGCCCACGCCGCCGGCATGTACAAGGACGCCGTCGTCACCGCCGGCGATACCGACACCACCCGCACCCGCTGCTATTCCGGCAAGCCGATGCGCTGCCGCACCAATGATTACATCGATGACTGGGAAAGCCGTCCGCAGGACATCAAACCCTTCCCGTTCCAGGCAATCCACTCCACCCAGACCGGCGTTATCGGCGGCATTGGTGGGATCACGGACGAAGCCAAACTCTCGATGGACAAGTCCTGCTTCGCTATGGGCCAGTCGGCCGGCGGTGTGAAGGAAGTCAAACCGGTCGCCGAAATCGTCGCCGACATCATGCGCGACGCCGAAGCGACCATCACCCGCATGGCGGGCCTGCGCGTCACCGCCTGAGACGTCGAGACATGCGGGGCGGGCTCATGCCTGCCCCGCGCTTCACGTTACAGCCAGCCCCGCCATTTGAAGAACTGGTAGGGCACGACCGCCGAGAGAACCATCAGGCAGAGCGCCAACGGATACCCCACCGGCCAGGACAGCTCCGGCATCACCTCGAAATTCATTCCGTAGATCGAGGCAATCAGCGTCGGCGGCAGGAACACAACCGCCGCCACCGAGAAAATCTTGATGATGCCCGTCTGCTCGATATTGATCATGCCAAGCGTGGCATCCAGCAGAAAGTTGATCTTCTGTGTAAGGAAGCTCGTGTGGTCGCTCAGCGATTGCACGTCTCGCGTCAGCGTGCGCAACCGTCCTTCATACTCCTTGCCCGGCTTGCGGCTGACGGCAATTTCGGTTCCGAATGCCAGCAACCGCTGAAACGAAATCAGGCTCTCACGCACCTTCGAGAGAAGGTCACCCTTTCGGCCAATCTGTTCGAGGACGGACTGATAGTTGCGGGGCCGGGCCTTGTTCCGCTTCGACACCTTCTCCGCCACCGCCCCGTCCACAAGTGGCGCCTTGATGGCAAAGATGTTGTCAGACAGCGCGTCCAGCTCATGCCCCGTCCGCTCCAGAACATCCCCGATCCGCTCGATCAGCCCATCCAGCAACCCCGCCACAACCCCATCGGCGGTATAGGTTGCGCCCTTCTGGCAGCGCGCGATGAACGCATCGATGGAACGCGGCTCGGCATAGCGCACCGTTATCAGCTGCTCGCCCTTGAGGATGAAGGTGATCGGTGACAGCAGCACATTGTCGCCATCGGTATGCGAGAGCATCATCGTGGTCATGAACGTCGCCCCCTCCTCCGTATAGAGACGGCTGGAGACTTCAATCTCGCTCATTTCCTCGATGGTGGGCACATCAATGCCAAGCGCGCGCTCGATCGCGGTTTCTTCATCCTTGCTCGGCCGCAGGATGTCGACCCAGACCGCCGTGTCGAGATGCTCGAGCGTTTCGCCCGAGAGAACGAAGCGATGCTCGGAATTGGTAAACGTGCGGATCATGGGCGGCCCCGGAAAACGGTCCGCCCATGTCTGCGTAAAGTCGCCTTACTTGGCAACAGGTGAGGCTTATTCAGCCGGTGTCAGCCGGATCAGCCGCCCGCCTTCTTCATCTTCCAGCACATAGATCGCCCCGTCCGGCCCTTCCTCGACCTCGCGGATACGCTTGTCCCAGCTGTAGCGCCCACCTTCGGCAGCGCCGCCGCCTTCCTCTTCAAGCTCCACGCGGATAAGCGCCTTGGAGGAAAGCCCCCCGATAAAGGCGTTGCCGTTCCAGTCCGGAAACACGCCGCCATAATAGATGTCGAGCCCCGCCGGGCTGATCGCCGGCACCCAATAGGCCGCAGGCGCGGCAAATTCAGGGCGCGTATCATGGTCGGGAATGGGGCGGCCATCATAATGATCGCCGTTGGAAACTTCCGGATACCCGTAATTCTCCCCCGCCACGATCAGGTTCAGCTCATCGCCATGCGCTGGCCCCATCTCCTGCACCCACAGGCGCCCGGTATTGTCAAAGTCGATGCCCAGCGGGTTGCGATGCCCCAGGGTCCACACCTCTGCAGCCACCCCGCCCTGATCGGCAAACGGATTATCTTCCGGTACGCTGCCATCCAGATTGAGGCGCACGACCTTGCCAAGATTGCCGCTCATATCCTGCGCAGGCGTGAACTTCTGGCGCTCACCCGACGTGATAAAGAGATAGCCATCGGGTGAGACGGCCATGCGGTGGCCATAATGCCCGTTATCTTTCACTTTCGGATTCTGGCGCCAGATAACCTTCCGGTCACTGATCGTTCCGCCATCCTCGGTCAGGCTCAGCGTGGCGATCTCCACTGCCGCGCCAGACAGGGAATCGTCGTCATCGTCGCGCTCGACATAGGAGAGGTACACTTCGCCCGTCTCGGCAAACGCCGGATGCAGGATAATATCGCCGAGGCCGCCCTGGCCGCGCATCATGACATCCGGCCCGCCGGTGATCTCTCCGGCATTGCTGCCATCGGTGCCCACCAGCCAGATATCTCCGGCCTGTTCAGTCACCACAGCGCGGCCATCGGGCAGGAATGTCATCGCCCAGGGATTGTCGAAAAACTCAAGCGGCGTCGCTTTCAGCTTCACGCCATCGCTGCCCGTCACGATGAAACTGCCGTCGCTCCCTGCCGGGGCCGCAGTTTCGGAATTCTCAGTCGCGCAGGCTGTGAGGGTCAGGGCTGCCGCGATGGCGGCTGCGGAAACCAGCTTGAATTGTGTCATATCACTCACTCCTCTGCATCCGGATCAACCGGCCAGGAAGGCCGAGCGATCAACGAGATGTTTCATGGGTTCATTGTCCAGATAGAGCTGGAGGTTGGCAAGGAAAGTCTCGTCGCCGCGCGCAACTGTGCCCGGCGTATCGGAGCTGTCGTGCGGCGTGATCACGATTTTGTGATGTTTCCAGAGCGCGCTGTCTTCGGGCAAAGGCTCCGTTTTGGTCACATCCAGCGCGGCAAAGGCTGGCCTGCCAGCGTCCAGCGCCGCCATCAAAGCGTCCTCATCCACCAGCGCGCCGCGCCCGAGGTTGAGAAACAGCGCGTCCGGGTTCATCGCCGCAAAGAACGCCGCGTCCGCCATGCCTTCGGTCTCCGGCGTGTGCGGCGGGCACAGCAAGACGACATCGGCGCCGGGCAATTCCGCCATCAGCGTATCGGGCGCCACAACACGGGCTGCGCCGCCTGCCGGCCCCGGCGTGCGGCGCATGCCGGTCACCACCCCGCCCAGCGCGCTCACACGCTTGCCAACCGCCTGCCCGATCGAGCCATAGCCAACGATCAGCCAGCGCGAGCCCTGCATTTCC
It encodes the following:
- a CDS encoding magnesium transporter CorA family protein produces the protein MIRTFTNSEHRFVLSGETLEHLDTAVWVDILRPSKDEETAIERALGIDVPTIEEMSEIEVSSRLYTEEGATFMTTMMLSHTDGDNVLLSPITFILKGEQLITVRYAEPRSIDAFIARCQKGATYTADGVVAGLLDGLIERIGDVLERTGHELDALSDNIFAIKAPLVDGAVAEKVSKRNKARPRNYQSVLEQIGRKGDLLSKVRESLISFQRLLAFGTEIAVSRKPGKEYEGRLRTLTRDVQSLSDHTSFLTQKINFLLDATLGMINIEQTGIIKIFSVAAVVFLPPTLIASIYGMNFEVMPELSWPVGYPLALCLMVLSAVVPYQFFKWRGWL
- a CDS encoding PQQ-dependent sugar dehydrogenase, yielding MTQFKLVSAAAIAAALTLTACATENSETAAPAGSDGSFIVTGSDGVKLKATPLEFFDNPWAMTFLPDGRAVVTEQAGDIWLVGTDGSNAGEITGGPDVMMRGQGGLGDIILHPAFAETGEVYLSYVERDDDDDSLSGAAVEIATLSLTEDGGTISDRKVIWRQNPKVKDNGHYGHRMAVSPDGYLFITSGERQKFTPAQDMSGNLGKVVRLNLDGSVPEDNPFADQGGVAAEVWTLGHRNPLGIDFDNTGRLWVQEMGPAHGDELNLIVAGENYGYPEVSNGDHYDGRPIPDHDTRPEFAAPAAYWVPAISPAGLDIYYGGVFPDWNGNAFIGGLSSKALIRVELEEEGGGAAEGGRYSWDKRIREVEEGPDGAIYVLEDEEGGRLIRLTPAE
- a CDS encoding NAD(P)H-dependent flavin oxidoreductase, whose amino-acid sequence is MAIKTRLTDLLKTQHPIMLAGMGGVSYAEVCAAMCNAGGYGVLGMAGTSPQFIAEQMKKVRQLTDKPFGVDLLAASPESLEESVDVIINGGADSFIAGLGVPMPIMDRLKKAGLKVMVVGGAVKHAIKAEQAGCDAVILQGGEGGGHTGLVGTMPLVAQAVEAVKIPVIAAGGIYDGRGLAASLALGAQGVWMGTRFIASAEAHAAGMYKDAVVTAGDTDTTRTRCYSGKPMRCRTNDYIDDWESRPQDIKPFPFQAIHSTQTGVIGGIGGITDEAKLSMDKSCFAMGQSAGGVKEVKPVAEIVADIMRDAEATITRMAGLRVTA
- a CDS encoding NAD(P)-dependent oxidoreductase; translation: MKTLLLHARTFARIAPRLKGLNAALNIVTVDDAARFHDAWTSEALKEAPAVDLAFGNIDAFYSPSVREFMTAILKSPDFDWFQSAAAGIENPALVAIGQKSKRYTTNHTQAESMAEWAIWQAMDFFRDGPGHRANQARGEWKRIAVREMQGSRWLIVGYGSIGQAVGKRVSALGGVVTGMRRTPGPAGGAARVVAPDTLMAELPGADVVLLCPPHTPETEGMADAAFFAAMNPDALFLNLGRGALVDEDALMAALDAGRPAFAALDVTKTEPLPEDSALWKHHKIVITPHDSSDTPGTVARGDETFLANLQLYLDNEPMKHLVDRSAFLAG